A window of Aurantibacillus circumpalustris genomic DNA:
TCGGCCAAAAAAGCGCTAAATCTACCCAAAAAAACATAAAAAAGCCCTGATCTTCCGATCAGGGCTCTAATTATATTTTAGTGAAATTAGTGTCTTTCACAAGAGCGTTATTACTGCGCCTCTAACTGTTTTCCCATACGCTTACGTGTATTTTCATCTAAATGAATTTTACGTAAACGGATAAAGTTTGGAGTGATTTCAACATACTCATCACGCTGAATATATTCCATCGACTCTTCTAAACTGAATTTTATTTTTGGAACAATACGCATTTTCTCATCAGTACCAGATGCACGCATGTTTGTTAATTGTTTTTCAGTACAAACATTTACTACTAAATCATCAGGGCGAATGTGCTCACCAATAATCATACCCGGATAAATTTCTTCACCAGCTTCGATAAAGAATTTACCACGATCTTGCAACTTATCAATAGAATACGCTACTGCACTACCTTTATCTTTGCTAATTAAAACGCCAGCGATACGGCTAGGAATATTTCCTTTCCAAGGCTCATAAGCTTTGAAACGGTGTGCCATAATAGCTTCACCAGCAGTAGCAGTTAATACGTTGTTACGTAAACCAATAATACCACGAGAAGGAATTTCAAACTCCATGTGAATTAAATCTCCTTTAGGTTGCATGATTAGCATATCGCCTTTACGTTGACTTACTAAATCAATTACTTTAGAAGAAGATTCTTCAGGAACGTCCACTGTCAGAACCTCAACAGGTTCACACTTCACTCCATCAATTTCTTTAATGATAACTTGTGGTTGACCTAATTGTAATTCATAACCTTCGCGACGCATTGTCTCTATTAAAACAGATAAGTGAAGAATACCACGACCAAACACTAAATATGAATCAGGTGAAGGTGTTTCTTCAATACGCATAGCAAGATTTTTCTCAAGCTCCTTGTATAAACGATCACGTAAGTGACGAGAAGTAACAAATTTACCGTCTTTACCAAAGAATGGAGAGTTGTTAATTGTAAACAACATACTCATTGTTGGCTCATCAATGTGCATTAAAGGCATTCCTTCTGGTGTATCAAAATCAGCAATGGTATCACCAATTTCAAAACCTTCAATTCCTGTAAACGCACAAATATCTCCTGTTTGAACTTCAGTAACTTTTATTTTACCTAAACCGTCGAAGATAAAAAGATCTTTCACTCGTGATTTTTGAACACGGCCGTCGCGTTTTACTACGCTTACTGGCATATTTTCTTTGATAATTCCACGATACACACGTCCTACTGCAATACGACCAATGAAAGTTGAATAATCTAAAGAAGTAATTTGTATTTGTAAAGTTCCTTCACGTTCAGGCGCTGTAGGAATTTTTTCCAAAATCGTATCTAATAAATATGTAATGTCAGTAGTCGGATTTTTCCAATCCGGACCCATCCAACCTTGCTTACTTGAACCATAAACAGTAGGGAAATCTAATTGATCTTCATTTGCTCCTAGGTTAAAGAACAAATCAAATACACCATCATGTACTTCGTCAGGACGACAATTCGGTTTATCTACTTTATTAATAACCAACAAAGCTTTTTTACCAGCTTCAATTGCTTTTTGTAACACAAAACGTGTTTGAGGCATTGGCCCTTCAAAAGCATCCACTAATAAAATAACACCGTCAGCCATGTTCATCACACGCTCAACCTCACCGCCAAAGTCAGCGTGACCTGGAGTGTCAATGATGTTAATCTTTGTTCCTTTATATTGTACTGAAACGTTTTTAGCTAAAATGGTAATACCACGTTCACGCTCTAAATCGTTGTTGTCGAGAATTAACTCTCCTGTTTTTTGGTTGTCGCGAAATAAATTACAAGTGTGTAATATCTTATCAACTAAGGTAGTTTTACCGTGGTCAACGTGGGCAATAATAGCAATGTTTCTAATAATTGTGGACATGAATAAATTTTTAAGGGCGCAAAGATAGGAAGATTTTAGCAATTAACCTCATTTATAGTAACTTATCTACCAAAATCAGATAAAAAAAGTGGTTAAATTGTCGTTAAATCGGCTTTACGTTAAAACACCTTCCACAAATCAAAGTTTTCGTTCCGTTTTTCGCCCTTTAATTTAAGAATTGGTTGAAAAAACCATGTTGTTCCTTTTTTGTCGTTTTGCATCCTAAGCGTTTTTAATTGTTCGCCGGAATTAACTGTGAGTGTAACGACATCTTTCTCACTAAAATAATTTAACCAATCATTCAAATTTGTTTTAAGCATCATATTATCTACTGACATAATCTCATCCCCTGCAAACAATCCTGCTTTCCACGCCGGAGAGTATGGATGAACCAAACTTACACGGGCGAAATTTCCGTTATCTATCGTTTTGAAGCCATAATTATTTTCGTTCACGAGCTTAGAGTTTTGTTTTTCAAAATCTATTCCTAAATAATCAAAAGCTTCTCTTAATGGTGTTTCAAAATCGCTTGGCGTATATACATAGTCCTTGAAAAACTCACTAAAATCTTTTCCGCTGATTTCGTTTACTAATTCAACAATGTTTTGCTCCGTATAACCAACTTCCTTTTTTCCATAACGTTCATACAAAAGAACACATACATCATGCAAGGTTTTTTTATTCGCAGTGGCTTGCATAATTTTTACATCCAACATAAACGCAATTAAATTGCCTTCGTCATAAATATTTGTTTTGCGATACGGAGCGCCCGGCACATAGCCATCCAGCCAGGTTTCCCAACTGCTATGCGCCACACTTAAATTATAGCGTCCAATATTATGGAAGTGCTTTGTCAAACGTTCTTGCAGAGTTTCAAAATACTGTTGTACATTAAAAACATCAGATGCTAATAATAATTTATCACCATAATAGGTCGTAAATCCTTCATAAACATAGCCAGTACGGGTGTAATTTTCTTTGGTGTAATTGTATGGCTGCATTTCTGCGGGACGAATTGTTTTTACATTCCACACATGAAACAATTCATGACAACTTACACCTAAAATATTTTCGTAAGTAACCCCTGTGTTGACAGCGTATCCAGGGCCAATAGCAATAACCGTGTTTTTTTTATGCTCTACTCCATGATAAAATTTCACCGGTAAAATTTGAAACAAAAAATGAAATTCATCATAAGGAAAATCACCCCAAAATGCGATCACCTTTTTTGTAAAGGCTTCAAAATCTTTTTTAATTGTGGTAAAGTCCGGTTTACATTCTCCGTTAAAATGGAGATAAAAATTAATTCCATTTATTTTATACACATCTGTAATAATTCCAGCTGAAGCAATAAAAGGAGAGTCTACTAATTCTTCATAGTCTTTTGCCGTTAAGGTATTATTTTCGTTTTTGAGAGAACATGCCACTTTGTAGTTCTCTGGAATTTTTAGTTCTATTTTGTGTTCTTCTTCGGTCCTTCCCACAACATACATACAGCAATGCACTGGATTAACATACATTTGAGTGGTATCTGCAAAACAAGAACCCGCGGTTAATTCAGCGGCGTAATAACTGTAAGTAATTTTAATGGAAGTACAGTTTTTTGTTTCTACTTCCCACAGATCTTTGTTTAACTTGGTATAGCTAATCACTTCACCTTTTTCATTAAACATATCTACACGCTTTATATTTTTTGCAAAGTTACCAAGCTCGTAACGACCGGGTCTCCATGCGGGAAGCTGAAGCTGAATTTTTTCTGAAGTGATAGTATCAACTAGCATGTCAATGTAAATATAATGTGAAGCCGGATTTTTCTGGTAAAAAGAATAGTGAATCATTGTTTTAAAATATAGGCTTAAAATTATACATTTGATGAAAATAGAGCATGCGCTTTGCAATTTTTTTATTACTAACTTTTAATGTGGCACTTGCGCAACAAAGCGATACAGTGCTAGCAAGGATTCTAGCGCTAAAAAACGACACCGTTAAAGTAAATCAATTATACAAACAAGGTTTTTCTTTACGTAACAGCGATCCAAAACTCGCGTTTTATTACGCAAATTTGTGCGAAGAACGCGCGCATATTTCAGGATCGAAAAAACATCTCGCTAAAAGTTATAATTTACTTGGTGTTTTATTTTACAAAAAAGGAGATTACACAAAAGCGCTTGCTTATCATCAAAAAGCGTTAAGTATTCGGACTGAGGTCAAGGATAATTTTGGTGCAGCTTTAAGTCAAACCAATTTAGGAAACATTTATACCGATCTTCAACTGTTTGAACGTGCGGAAAACTCTTATTTAGCAGCACTTGCAATATACAGAGAGAATGGTGATGAAAAACGTGCTGCGGACTGCCTAATAAATCTCGGTGTTCTAAAACAAACACTTAAACAAAACGAAGCTGCTTTTGAAAATTATGTGCACGCTTTAAAATTAGCCGAAAAATTAAATGATTACGAAATGCGATCCTTGTGTTTAAACAACATGGCGCAGGTTTTTTATGATAAGGGTAATTACGAAAAATCAATTGCTTACAACGAAGACGCATTAAAGATTCGTAACCTTATGGAAAATAATCTGGAGGTTGCAGACAGTTACTTAAATCTTGCTGCGAATTATATCCGAGTGAAAGATAACCAGAAGGCGCTTGAGTATTTAGATACTGCTTATGCCATTGGAACGCACTACCAATACTATGAAGCCTTACAGACTGCTTTTAATAGTTATTCAGAATATTATTTTCAACTAAAAAATTACGAGCAAGCTTATTATTGGTTAAGAAAATATCAACAGAGTAAAGACAGTGTTATGCTAGAACAAAGCGCGCGTGAAGCAGAGTTTGATTTTAATCTTCCCGAAATAATTGGTCAATCTCCAGTTAAAAAACGAGAAATACACAACCTATGGCTTTTGATTTCGGTGATGGTATTCTTAATTTTTATTCCATTTATTTTTATAAGATTTAAACGATGAGCAAGAAAGAAAAAAAAGGTGGTGGACTAGTTTATTCAACAAATCCAAACTTTAAACCCGAAGAAGAAGAGCAGGAAGAGGAAATTGGTGTTAAGCCCAACAAAGAACAGTTAAAAGTATATTTAGACCGTTTAGGCGGTGGAAAAATGGTAAGCCGTGTTACAGGATTTACTGGTAAAACAGGCGACATTGAAATCTTAGGTAGGTTACTAAAACAAAAATGTGGCGTAGGAGGTTCTGTAAAAGACAGAGAGATACTAATTCAAGGCGAACACCGTGATAAATTAATTTTACTGCTTTTGAAAGAAGGCTATAAAGCAAAAAAAGCCGGGGGGTAGCCTCTTACTCTTTCACTACTCTTCCAACAAAAACCTTATCACCACTTTTGCATTTCACAATATAAATGCCTGGCGTTTGATTTTCGAGATTCAAAACACTTATCCCTCGTTCAATTTGTGCCGTATAGACTTCCTCACCCAAAACATTCATAACAAACACTGTGCCTTTATCACTTGTGTTTATATTATAAATTCCTTTAGAAGGATTTGGATATATCTGAAGCTTTTCCACACTTGAGTTCCATTCTTCTATGCCAGTTGGATTCTCAACAGGAATTGCATTCATAAATCCACATCTCTTGTTTCCTTTTCTAAACCAATTCAGTGTTGTTTTCGTTCCACCTGAAAAAGGAATGCCGTTCCACGACATTGTGTTCTCAAAGACACCCACACCCTCCACAATTTTATACTCTATGGTTGGAGGCTCAAAACAACTAGAATCATTTTTGGCATATTTAAAGTGTTCGTTCATACCACACATGTTTACGTAACTAGTATCAATCATAGTTTGGCAGCCATGAATCCAGGGCAAGCTAAAATTAATTGCAGAGGATCCAAGATTTGAAACAAAAAATGAAACATTAGCCGAACTTATTGGGAATGGGGAGAAATACGGAGGTGTTGGTGGAGGTGTAGAATACACATCATGCGCCTGATAAAAAACCGTGTCTAAATTCGCAGAATAATATTTATTTGTATAAACTCTATAAGTAGTTGTGGGTGGCCCTACATTGCCAAAAGCATCTTTGTTTTGTTTGTAAGTAACAATCGTGTCTCCGACTGAGTAATCAAAAACTGTACCATTCGTAAAACTTTGGGAAGAAAGCTTAATAAAAGATGCAAGAGCACATAAAAGTAAAAACTGTTTCATTTTATTTGGGATTAAATTACAGGAGATTTATATTAAAGATAGAACTTTATTTAGCTCGTTAAACACTAAAAACAAAAAAGCCGACTATCGCCGGCTTTTATAAGTTTAAAATATTTTGTTTTAGTTACTGCTAAAATACTCAGCTACACCTTTGTGATCAGCTTTCATGCCTTCGCTTCCTTTTGTCCAGTTTGCAGGGCAAACCTCACCGTTTTCTTCAAAGAATTGCAATGCATCAACCATACGCAAGGTTTCTTCTACATTACGACCTAATGGAAGATCGTTTATTAGCTGATGACGTACAACGCCTTCTTTATCGATTAAAAATAATCCACGGAAAGCAATCATTGGTCCTGTAGCGATTAAGTCGCCATCTTCGTTCACATCATAATCTCCTGAAAGAGTTCCGTAATTTAATGCAATGGTTTTTGTTGTGTCAGCAACAATTGGATAGGTAACCCCTTTTATACCGCCCGCTTTTTTTTCCATTTGCAACCAACCC
This region includes:
- a CDS encoding M61 family metallopeptidase, which translates into the protein MIHYSFYQKNPASHYIYIDMLVDTITSEKIQLQLPAWRPGRYELGNFAKNIKRVDMFNEKGEVISYTKLNKDLWEVETKNCTSIKITYSYYAAELTAGSCFADTTQMYVNPVHCCMYVVGRTEEEHKIELKIPENYKVACSLKNENNTLTAKDYEELVDSPFIASAGIITDVYKINGINFYLHFNGECKPDFTTIKKDFEAFTKKVIAFWGDFPYDEFHFLFQILPVKFYHGVEHKKNTVIAIGPGYAVNTGVTYENILGVSCHELFHVWNVKTIRPAEMQPYNYTKENYTRTGYVYEGFTTYYGDKLLLASDVFNVQQYFETLQERLTKHFHNIGRYNLSVAHSSWETWLDGYVPGAPYRKTNIYDEGNLIAFMLDVKIMQATANKKTLHDVCVLLYERYGKKEVGYTEQNIVELVNEISGKDFSEFFKDYVYTPSDFETPLREAFDYLGIDFEKQNSKLVNENNYGFKTIDNGNFARVSLVHPYSPAWKAGLFAGDEIMSVDNMMLKTNLNDWLNYFSEKDVVTLTVNSGEQLKTLRMQNDKKGTTWFFQPILKLKGEKRNENFDLWKVF
- a CDS encoding T9SS type A sorting domain-containing protein; translated protein: MKQFLLLCALASFIKLSSQSFTNGTVFDYSVGDTIVTYKQNKDAFGNVGPPTTTYRVYTNKYYSANLDTVFYQAHDVYSTPPPTPPYFSPFPISSANVSFFVSNLGSSAINFSLPWIHGCQTMIDTSYVNMCGMNEHFKYAKNDSSCFEPPTIEYKIVEGVGVFENTMSWNGIPFSGGTKTTLNWFRKGNKRCGFMNAIPVENPTGIEEWNSSVEKLQIYPNPSKGIYNINTSDKGTVFVMNVLGEEVYTAQIERGISVLNLENQTPGIYIVKCKSGDKVFVGRVVKE
- the typA gene encoding translational GTPase TypA, whose protein sequence is MSTIIRNIAIIAHVDHGKTTLVDKILHTCNLFRDNQKTGELILDNNDLERERGITILAKNVSVQYKGTKINIIDTPGHADFGGEVERVMNMADGVILLVDAFEGPMPQTRFVLQKAIEAGKKALLVINKVDKPNCRPDEVHDGVFDLFFNLGANEDQLDFPTVYGSSKQGWMGPDWKNPTTDITYLLDTILEKIPTAPEREGTLQIQITSLDYSTFIGRIAVGRVYRGIIKENMPVSVVKRDGRVQKSRVKDLFIFDGLGKIKVTEVQTGDICAFTGIEGFEIGDTIADFDTPEGMPLMHIDEPTMSMLFTINNSPFFGKDGKFVTSRHLRDRLYKELEKNLAMRIEETPSPDSYLVFGRGILHLSVLIETMRREGYELQLGQPQVIIKEIDGVKCEPVEVLTVDVPEESSSKVIDLVSQRKGDMLIMQPKGDLIHMEFEIPSRGIIGLRNNVLTATAGEAIMAHRFKAYEPWKGNIPSRIAGVLISKDKGSAVAYSIDKLQDRGKFFIEAGEEIYPGMIIGEHIRPDDLVVNVCTEKQLTNMRASGTDEKMRIVPKIKFSLEESMEYIQRDEYVEITPNFIRLRKIHLDENTRKRMGKQLEAQ
- a CDS encoding translation initiation factor encodes the protein MSKKEKKGGGLVYSTNPNFKPEEEEQEEEIGVKPNKEQLKVYLDRLGGGKMVSRVTGFTGKTGDIEILGRLLKQKCGVGGSVKDREILIQGEHRDKLILLLLKEGYKAKKAGG
- a CDS encoding peroxiredoxin, with product MSSLVGKKAPIFRSGAVIKGGEMVQDFSLDQFLGKKHVVFFFYPKDFTFVCPTELHAFQEKLKEFESRNCAVVACSTDTEESHWGWLQMEKKAGGIKGVTYPIVADTTKTIALNYGTLSGDYDVNEDGDLIATGPMIAFRGLFLIDKEGVVRHQLINDLPLGRNVEETLRMVDALQFFEENGEVCPANWTKGSEGMKADHKGVAEYFSSN
- a CDS encoding tetratricopeptide repeat protein; the protein is MRFAIFLLLTFNVALAQQSDTVLARILALKNDTVKVNQLYKQGFSLRNSDPKLAFYYANLCEERAHISGSKKHLAKSYNLLGVLFYKKGDYTKALAYHQKALSIRTEVKDNFGAALSQTNLGNIYTDLQLFERAENSYLAALAIYRENGDEKRAADCLINLGVLKQTLKQNEAAFENYVHALKLAEKLNDYEMRSLCLNNMAQVFYDKGNYEKSIAYNEDALKIRNLMENNLEVADSYLNLAANYIRVKDNQKALEYLDTAYAIGTHYQYYEALQTAFNSYSEYYFQLKNYEQAYYWLRKYQQSKDSVMLEQSAREAEFDFNLPEIIGQSPVKKREIHNLWLLISVMVFLIFIPFIFIRFKR